One Pleurocapsa sp. PCC 7327 DNA segment encodes these proteins:
- a CDS encoding Crp/Fnr family transcriptional regulator has translation MAKIAKQQQKNSLLRQLIEGNYLFRGLEETWLSDYLQDDRLKIEKLFSNRPVYTAFLPKQYLDVLYVILDEGLVITHSTPLDRIIAINYPGSCFGMRSLPFSYGLASRAFPCLVEAYKTTHALKIPLETVQKMYEDSEIFRDRYRMLFELGEKFQYHLLNCSTYPPQAVASLLRALIYQERELGNQPDANGVYLFDLPVDVIARACQLNQRTVEQVLKGMQQVGLLESPKASDPSGDIVRVVSPEGLKEVYSATRDKVSWWPLK, from the coding sequence ATGGCAAAAATCGCCAAACAGCAACAAAAGAACAGTCTGCTCAGACAACTAATTGAGGGAAACTACTTATTTAGGGGACTAGAGGAGACTTGGTTGAGCGATTATCTTCAAGACGATCGCCTTAAAATAGAGAAGCTGTTTTCCAATCGTCCGGTCTATACGGCTTTTCTTCCCAAGCAATATCTAGACGTGTTGTACGTCATTCTGGACGAGGGTTTAGTCATTACCCACAGTACCCCTCTCGATCGCATCATTGCTATCAACTATCCAGGGAGTTGTTTTGGCATGAGAAGCTTGCCGTTTAGCTACGGGTTGGCAAGTAGGGCATTTCCCTGTCTGGTAGAAGCTTATAAAACCACCCACGCGCTCAAAATTCCTTTGGAAACCGTTCAGAAAATGTATGAAGATAGCGAAATTTTCCGCGATCGCTATAGAATGTTATTTGAGTTGGGAGAAAAATTCCAGTATCACTTGCTCAATTGCAGTACCTATCCGCCACAAGCAGTAGCTTCATTGCTAAGGGCGCTAATTTATCAAGAACGCGAGTTAGGCAACCAACCGGATGCCAACGGTGTCTATTTATTCGATTTGCCTGTAGATGTCATTGCCCGCGCCTGTCAGCTTAACCAGCGCACCGTCGAACAGGTACTCAAAGGAATGCAACAGGTAGGTTTGCTAGAATCGCCTAAAGCTAGCGATCCTTCTGGAGATATCGTGCGCGTCGTCTCCCCAGAAGGGTTAAAAGAAGTCTACAGTGCGACTAGAGATAAAGTTTCTTGGTGGCCTCTGAAGTGA